In the bacterium genome, one interval contains:
- a CDS encoding bifunctional diaminohydroxyphosphoribosylaminopyrimidine deaminase/5-amino-6-(5-phosphoribosylamino)uracil reductase RibD: MDKKYIKRTFILAKKSAGKTNPNPMVGAIVVKDGQVVGEGYHKGPGFAHAEINALNQAKTKARGATLYVNLEPCSHQGRTPPCTKSI, encoded by the coding sequence ATGGATAAAAAATATATAAAACGGACATTTATACTGGCAAAGAAATCGGCTGGTAAAACTAACCCTAATCCGATGGTCGGAGCAATCGTGGTCAAAGACGGTCAGGTTGTTGGAGAAGGTTATCATAAGGGACCAGGATTTGCTCATGCAGAAATAAATGCCCTTAACCAGGCTAAAACAAAAGCAAGAGGAGCAACCCTTTATGTGAACTTAGAGCCCTGTTCTCATCAAGGTCGAACTCCACCCTGTACCAAAAGTATTA